The genomic interval tgaggggggtcccagggtctctcagtgtgtgagggggggtgtcccagggtctctcagtgtgtgagggggggtcccagggtctctcagtgtgtgagggggggtcccagggtctctcagtgtgtgggggggtgtcccagggtctctcagtgtgtgagggggggtcccagggtctctcagtgtgtgagggggggtcccagggtctctcagtgtgtgaggggggtcccagggtctctcagtgtgtgaggggggtcccagggtctctcagtgtgtgaggggggtcccagggtctctcagtgtgtgaggggggtcccagggtctctcagtgtgtgagggggggtcccagggtctctcagtgtgaggggggtcccagggtctctcagtgtgtgagggggggtcccagggtctctcagtgtgtgaggggggggtcccagggtctctcagtgtgtgaggggggtcccagggtctctcagtgtgtgaggggggtcccagggtctctcagtgtgtgagggggggtcccagggtctctcagtgtgtgaggggggggtcccagggtctctcagtgtgtgaggggggggtcccagggtctctcagtgtgtgagggggggtcccagggtccctcagtgtgtgagggggggtcccagggtctctcagtgtgtgaggggggggtcccagggtctcttagtgtgtgagggggggtcccagggtctctcagtgtgtgagggggggtcccagggtctcacagtgtgtgtggggggtcccagggtctctcagtgtgtgaggggggtcccagggtctctcagtgtgtgagggggggtcccagggactgtggccGGGAGCGAGCTGTGTGAACTCtgtctgactctccctctctcctacACTCGCCTCTCCCCAGACGTCGCGGACTGTCGGAGCTGCGTGATGCACGGGTACCTCACCATCGTGGGACACCCTGTCGCTGCCCGCTGCCATTTCTACCTGTACCCCAAGTGGCTGCAGTGGGGGAGGAAAGGAGACAGAATGGTGAGTGTTTCATACAACCCCCCCcccatcacactctctccctctctctctctgtctctctctctctttctgtctctctgtctgtctctctctctctttctctctctctctctgcctctctctttctttctctctctctgtctctctatatctctctctgtttcacgctttctctgtctgtctttctctatctctctctctccctctctcgctctctctgtctctctctctatctctctctctcttttctctcgttcacagactgtacagggtattggtgaggccgcacctggagtactgtgtgcagttttggtcaccttacttaaggaaggatatactagctttggagggggtacagagacgattcacgaggctaattccggagatgagggggttaccttatgatgatagattgagcagactgggtctttactcgttggagttcagaaggatgaggggtgatcttatagaaacatttaaaataatgaaagggatagacaagatagaggcagagaggttgtttccactggtcggggagactagaactagggggcacagcctcaaaatacgggggagccaatttaaaaccgagttgagaaggaatttcttctcccagagggttgtgaatctgtggaattctctgcccaaggaagcagttgaggctagctcattgaatgtattcaagtcacagatagatagatgtttaaccaataagggaattaagggttacggggagcgggcgggtaagtggagctgagtccacgaccagatcagccatgatcttgttgaatggcggagcaggctcgaggggctagatggcctcctcctgttcctaattcttatgttatgatccTTTGCTCTCACCCCCCAGTTCCAAGTACTGATGATGACAGATATTGAAGCTGTTGAAGAGATAcaagtgaaagggaaatcctgtatcGAGCTCCGAGCCCGGGACAAAGATCCGATGGTGCTCAAATTTGACGTAAGTAaaataaatctctctctctctctctcgcgctctctctctctcactgtctctttctctctctctgtgactctctctctcacgctctgtctctctctctctctgtctctctctctctctgtgactctctctctctctctctctcacgctctctctctcacgctctctctctctctctctctcacgctctctctctcacgctctgtctctctctctctgtctctctctctctgtctctctgtgaatctctctctctctctctctcacgccctctctgtctcacgccctctctctctctcacactgtctctctcaccgtctctctctccctttctctctctgtgactctctctctctctcactgactctctccctttctctctctgtgactctctctctctctcactgattctctccctttctttctctgtgactctctctctctctctctctgactctctctctctctctctgtgactctctctctctctctctctctgtccctctctcactaaccctctctctctctctctatctctgtctctctctctctctctctgtgtccctctctcactaaccctctctctctctctctctctctctgtctctctctctctctctctgtctctctctcactaaccctctctctctctctctctgtctctctccaacgctctctctctgtctctctctgtctctctctctgtctctctctctctctctctctctctctgtctctctctctgtccctctctcactaaccctctctcactaaccctctctctctctctcactgactgtcatgtatgtacatactgtttgtagccaccagatggcgtcattgttggaggccattgagcagcacacacatggtgccgctctggtataaaaggccagccattttgagagtcaggcactttgggcctaaataaagcagagcaagtttgtaccttgttcagttaaacagtgttgtgtatctgtaaagcatgcactcccatgctccgccaccagggagcacatcccctgaagtcccaagcgatcccagcatcccttgggagcactgtatataagccggcccctaaggcatgttcctcactctggagtgtctcattaaagactgaggccactgttactttaacctccctgtgtgcagtctcatctgtgttaggaacacaacaactagtACTCAGTTTATACCTTTTGTTCTGTCTAtaatgcatttatgaatgactccacgaggcaatgtgttgtactcaaactgtagtgaccttggtcctttacttgtaactccagagtgaggcacgagcacagtgggcagccttttatactgggcccttgcacacctgtgcaggtgaccctcgggtctcccactgcagtgccttctggtggacagcccctgctacaggggcaggaaaccccggtctccaccagttgcaccctctagtggtgccagcatagtatatacacagtgtaaacctgattgatagtgcatcaggtaacaagtctccatcttatgcaactatacagtgactacacagagagtatatctatagtctgcatatataacacctttattgcagacataacatttggcgacgagaatacaagaacctttgtttgccagatgagcacgattggatttttagagcgattcgtggagggagaagattgggtcagactttgtgagctgtttgaaccagtacttcgtggccaacaaaatggagtggGTCGATGATACAGATCGTCACTGGGCcgagttcctcactgtgtgcggttcaaagatcgacggtctgataaagaatctgctcatgcctagtgatcccacagagaaaacgtacgaggagttgtgtccattggtacgggagcacctcaagccagacgacggcatcatcatctcgagatgcaGGATTTACACGCACGttggatcggagggccagagcgcggcggaattggtCGCCGCCCTGAGACGTCTGGCGGGACCggacaagttcgggacggtgttggcagacatgctgtgggacttctttgttaccGGTGTCAACCACCAGGTGACCCTGCgccaacttctggcggtggaggagttggagttAAAAAGGGCCGTCCAGATCGCTCgctcatgtgtgacgacggacaggagtctgaagcaaatatcggtgaagaaccgaacatcAGCAAGTGCTGTTAATACGATTGAGTCACcgatcggcagagcggcacatggcagggccgatcCGGCTGGGTTCGTGAAACCTGTGgtggcccaaagtccgccagcgggaatgtatccgacttctccgtgttgtgggggaaatcaccggcatcaGCGGGGCCGATTTAAGCAATgtacttgcaaaggctgtctgagagtggggcatctccagcacaagtgtccgcagatgagcaagtgagcgatggtcgacggtggatagacaatggcaaacatttaaagatcacatggagaaacatcaacaattgtacatccctgtctggagcaaaataaaacggggaaggtggctcaaccgtggctaacaagggaaattagggattgtgttagatcccaggaagaggcagaaaaagcagcaaacctgaggactgggagaaatttgtaatacagcagaggaggaccaagggtttaattaggaggggggaaatagagtatgagaggaagcttgcctggaacataaaaactgactgcaaaagcttctatagatatgtgaagagaaaaagatcagtgaagacaaacgtaggtcccttgcagtcagattcaggtgaatttataatggggatcaaagaaatggcagaccagttgaacaaatactttggttctgtcttcatgaaggaagacacaaatagccttcagattgtactaggggactgagggtctagtgagaaggaggaactgaaggaaatacttattgggcgagaaattgtgttagggaaattgatgggattgaaggccgataaatccccagggcctgatagtctgcatcccagagtacttaaggaagtggccctacaaatagtggatgcattggtgatcattttccaacagtcgatcgactctggattagttcctatggactggagggtagctaatgtaaccccactttttaaacaaggagggagagagaaagctggtaattatagaccggttagcctgacatcagtggtggggaaaatgttggaatcaattattaaggatgaaatagcagcgcatttggaaagcagtgacaggatcggtccaagtcagcatggatttatgaaatcatgcttgacaaatcttctggaattttttgaggatgtaactagtagagtggacaagggagaaccagtggatgtggtgtatttggactttcaaaaggcttttgacaaggtcccacacaagagattagtgtgcaaaattaaagcacatggtattgggggtaatatactgacgtggagagagaattggttggcagacaggaagcagagagttgggataaatgggtccttttcagaatggcaggcagtgactagtggagtgctgcagggctcagtgctgggaccccagctatttacaatatatattaacgatttggatgaaggaattgagtgtaatatctccaagtttgcagatgacactaagctgggtggcagtgtgagctgtgatgaggatgctaagaggctgcagggtgacttggacaggttaggtgagtgggcaaatgcatggcagatgcagtataatgtggataaatgtgaggttatccactttgggggcaaaaacaggaaggcagaatattatctgaatggcggcagattaggaaaaggggaggtgcaacgagacctgggtgtcatggtacatcagtcattgaaagttggcatgcaggtacagcaggtggtgaagaaggcaaatggtatgttggccttcatagcgagaggatttgagtaaaggagcagggaggtcttgctgcagttgtacagggccttggtgaggcctcacctggaatattgtgttcagtttagtctcctaatctgaggaaggacgttcttgctattgagggagtgcagcgaaggttcaccagactgattcccgggatggcaggactgacatgaggagagactggatcgactgggcctgtattcactggagtttagaagcatgagaggggatctcataggaacatataaaatactgacggaattggacaggttggatgcaggaagaatgttcccgatgttggggaagtccagaaccaggggtcacagtctaaggataaggggtaagccatttaggaccaagatgaggagaaacttcttcactcagagagctgtaaacctgtgaaattccctgccgcagagagttgttgatgccagttcattggatatattcaagagggagttagatgtggcccttacggctgaagtgatcaaggtgtatggagagacagcaggaatggggtactgagggaatgatcagccatgatcttattgaatgatggtgcaggctcgaagggctgaatggcctactcctgcacctattttctatgtttctatgtatgttttcacaccatgtggaggatgagagtcagactagcgcggatccagatatgcaatccgagatgccagagaaggaagtgtatggactgtactctttcataaccaagagtaaaccaattttgattaaggtgaagtttaccgggataccggtatcgatggaactggacacagggggcgagtcaatcgatcatgaacgagagggcatttaataagctgtgggatactaagactgtgaggcccaggctgagccctgttaacgccaagctgcacacgtacaccaaagaaccgatcaaggtgattggcagtgcacaaatgaatgtgtcgtataacggtgcggttcaccagttaccgctgtggattgttccaggcaatggcccaacgcctctcggtaggagctggttggagaaagtcAGATACGACTGGAACAACatgaaggcgttgtcatcggaggaagatacatgtgcccaagtattgagcaagttcccctcgctgttcgaaccgggtatcggtaactttacgggagccaaggtgcagatccacgtggactcagatgcaagacccgtccatcataaagctcggacagtgccgtatatgatgagggagaaggtcgaaattgaactggacagactccagcgtgaagggaacaTATCACcggtgaatttaatgaatgggccagccccattgttcctgtgctaaaaagtgatggcaccgtcagaatctgtggggactataaggctacgatcaacagggtttggaaacaagatcagtacccgttaccgaaggctgatgacttgtttgtgacactagccggagggaagtcgttcacaaaactgggcttgacgtcggcctatatgacgcaggagttggtcaagatgtcgaagagacttacgtgcattaacacgcacaaaggacggtttatttaccacaggtgccctttcggaattcgctcggctgcagcaatattccagaggaatatggaaagtttactgaagtccgttcccagaaccgtcgtgttccaaggtgacatcctgatcaccggccgtgactccaaggaacatctgaacaacctggaagaggttctactgcgtttggacagagtgggactcagactgaaacgcccgaagtgcgtcttcctggcaccagaggtcgaattcctcgggaggaaaatggccgctgatggcatcagacctactgacgtgaaaaccaaggccatcaggaATGtatccaagccacagaacgtggcgGAGCTGCTGGGTCCTGGgtcgactcaactactttggtaacttgcgACCTAAGTTGAGCACctcactagaaccactgcacatgctattgagaaaaggccacaactgggtttggggcgcgtcgcaagacagagctttcgagaaagccaccaatctgctttgctcgaacaagctgctggtacattatgacccatgtaaacgtttagttttgacctgtgacgcatcatcaaatggaattggttgcgtgttacaacaagccaatgagtcggggaaacttcaacctgtcgcgtatgcattcaAAGGTTTGACGAATgcggaaagggcctacagtatggtagaaaaagcagctttagcatgtgtgtacgctgTTAAAACGACGCATCAATacttgttcggtctgaggtttaaattagagaccgatcacaagccgctcattttgttgttttccgagagcaaaggtatcaataccaacgcttcatcccgcatccaaaggtgggcgctgacattatctgcctatgatcatgtcattcgccacagacctggcacagagaattgtgccgatgctttgagccggttgtcgttgcccacaccggaggtggaaacgccacaacaggcagatttaatgttaatcatggatgcttttgagagtgaaggaatccctgtcacagctcaacaagttaagccccggaccagccaggacccgatattatcggtggtaaagggtagcatcctcaaaggggattggtctgccacatCTCAGCAAATGTGCGAGgggccaaaccgtacagccgtcgcaaggaCGCTGTGTCTATTcaaacagattgcatattgtggggcaatcgagttgtaatgaccaagaaagggagagagaagtttgtgcgtgagttacacagcacacatcctggtatagtgatgatgaaggccatcgccaggtcccacgtatggtggccaggaattgattctgagttggAAGCATGCGAGCATCAGAGCAACacctgcagctcagcaaagcaccagcggaatcgtcactgagtctgtggtcgtggccatccaaaccttggtccaggatccgtgTGGACTTTgccggtcccttcctgggcaagatgtttttaatggcggtggacgcttattcgaagtggatagaatgtataatcatgtcatccagcacgtcctcggcaaccatagagaatctcaatgtcatgttcacaacacatggtctgcctgacatagtggtgagcgacaatgggtcgtgcttcaccagtcaggagtttcaggagtttgtaaaacttaacggcataaaacatgtaaggtcagcactgttcaagcctgcgtccaacgggcaagcagaacgtgcacataaattatcaagcaaagcatgaggagagtaacccaagggtcagtgcagacccgcttgtcctgtgtactgctgagttacaggacaagaccccacacactcacaggggtctcgcctgctcaaCTCATGgtgaaaagaggtctcaagaccaagttatctcttgtacacccggatttaagtgatCATGTTGaagacagaagacagagtcaacaagggtaccacgatcgcagaactgtgtcacgtgagatttctgttactgatcctgtatatgtgttgaattatggtcagggtcccaaatggatcgctggtacggtcatggccaaggagggcaacagagtatttgttattaagctcaagaatgggcaagctTGCagtaaacacatggatcagacaaagctgagacacacagaAGAGCCAGAGCAGTCACACGAAGAAAccgtcaatgaccaaccaacctcccagcagccttcagtggactcaagggtcatcagtgatccCGGGattcccatcacggacttgttcaatgaaaatggacttgcaattcctgacatggccactgccacccccaacaagtcagtcatccagccaccagccacaacagaccccgcacattgACCCAAGgcgggaatcgaactgagacggtcagcccgggagtgtaaagcaccggaccgtctcaacctgtgaaagactgtgatgagATCTCGGAGGAGGGTATTGTcaggtatgtacatgctgtttgtagccaccagatggtgtcattgttggaggtcactgagtcgcacatggtgctgctctggtataaaaggccagccattttgtgagtcaggcactttgggccagaataaagcagaaccaagggtgtaccttgttcagttaaacagtactcagtttgtcccTTTATTGCATACAGTACactaaccccccctctctctctctgtctccctcgctcactaactctctctgtctccctcgctcactaactctctctctctcgatctctctctctgtctctctctctctctcgatctctctctctctctgtctctctctctctcactaactctgtctctctctcgctctctctctctctgtctctctctccctctctctctcactaactctctctctctctgtctctctctctctatctctgttctctcttctctctcactaaccctctctctgcctctgtctctcttcctcctctctctgtctctctccctccctctctctgtctctcactctctctctctctgtctctctctcactaactttgtctctctctctctctctctctctctgtctctgtctctctctgtttctctctctctctttctctccctccctctctcactaactcgctctctctctctctcctctctctctatctctctttctctctcttcctcgctgtctctctcactaactctctcttgctctctctctctctcacacactaaccctctctctgtctctgtctctcttcctccctctctctgtctctctctcgctccttctctctctgtctctccctccctctctctttctctctctctctctctgtctctctctctctctctctcactaatcctctctctctctctgtctctctctgtctctgtctctctctctcactaaccctctctctgtctctgtcactctccctccctctctctctctgtctctctgtctctctctctctctctctcaaattaactccctctctgtctctctctccctccctctctctgtctccctgtctctctctctctcacacactaaccctctctctgtcctctctctctccccccctctctctctccctcccttctctctctctctctctcactaaccctctctctccctctgtctctctctctctctgtctctgtctctctctctctctcccctctctctccacccccgctctctctctctctctctctcactaaccctctctctcctctctctcttctctctctctctctgtctctgtctctctctctctccctctctctccaccccctctctctctctctctctctctcactaaccctctctctccctctgtctctctttctctctgtctctgtctcttctctctctctctctctctccaccccctctctctctctcactctcctcctctctctctcactaacccactctctccctccccatctctcactcccctctctctcccctctctctccaccccctctctctctctctcactctcctcctctctctctcactaacccaatctctccccctctctcactccctctctctcccctctctctccccctctctctccctctctctcactaaccctctctgtctttttgtctctctcctcctctctcccccctctctctctcaccaaccctctctctctctctctcattaaccctctctttctctctctctctctctctctctctctccctctctctccaccccctctctctctctctctctctccctctctctctcactaaccctctctctctctcactaacccactctctccccgctctcactccctctctctctcccccatcactctctccccctcgctctcctttctctcactgaccctctctctctctctgtctatctgtctctctccctctctctctcactccctctctctctccccccctctctctctcactaacgctctcactctccccctctctctctctctccccccctctctctctctctctcccccctctctctcactaaccctctctccccctctctctctcattaaccttctctctctcactaactcactctatccctcctctctctctcccccccctcctctctctctccctctctatctcactaaccctctctctctcactaagtcactctctcccccctctctctcactaattctctctctctctctctccccctctcttactccctctctctccccctctctctctccctctcactctctctctcccctctctctctcactaactcactctctccccgctctctctcccctgtctctctctccccctctctctctcactaacccctctctctcactaactcactctctccccgctctctctctcccccgctctctctctccccctctctctctcactaactcaccacccccctctcccctctctctctctcattgcccctcTTTCTCATtgccctctctctcactgcccctctctccctccccctctctctcgccccctctccccctatctttccatctccccctctctctctcactaaccctctctctcactaactcactctctccccctctctctctctctcactaaccctctctccccctctctcactccccctctctcccaccctctctcaccccctctctcccctctctcactccccctcttcaCTCCCCTCTTtcacgcccctctctctccccacctctcactccccctctcactccctcctctctctcactccacccctcaccaccccctgtctctcactaaccccctctctctctcactcccactctcccccccctctcacccccccctcactccctcctctctctcactccctctctcactccaccccctctctctcgctaaccctctctctctcacaaactcactctctcccccctctctctctttcccccccctctcctctctctctcccctctctcgctctctctcccccctttctctcactaaccctctctcccctctcccccctctctctctcgctaaccctctctctctcactaactcactctctccccgtctctctctc from Pristiophorus japonicus isolate sPriJap1 unplaced genomic scaffold, sPriJap1.hap1 HAP1_SCAFFOLD_1764, whole genome shotgun sequence carries:
- the LOC139243614 gene encoding beta-adrenergic receptor kinase 1-like → MHGYLTIVGHPVAARCHFYLYPKWLQWGRKGDRMFQVLMMTDIEAVEEIQVKGKSCIELRARDKDPMVLKFDSDPELIQWMKQLRRPHLEPQAQGRGHVPKVIFSQQNGAQKVKPTP